The Candidatus Eremiobacterota bacterium nucleotide sequence CCTGAAAGCGTTCAGCTTCCGGTACACGGTAAAAATCGGCTCCTTGAGAGCGGGGAAATTGCATATGGCAGTCTTTCCCACTTCGGCGAGATGCTTCACTATCCCCCTGTGGGGAGGAGAAGAGGTCTCCTCGATCTCTATGAGCTTTGAAACATCGCCATCCTTGATCCTCTGGGGAAGCCACCATGTCCATGACCATGAGGCAAAGTCCCATTCATGAATATCATAGGAAAGCTGCTGAAAGTTATAGAACGATTTCAGGTGGCGCCCGGGAGCGATGCAGAGGGGCAGGTAGCGCACATTTACCTCTACCCCATGATCTTCAAGCAGATCCATGGCCGGCGAAAGCGCCTCTTTCACTTCACGGTAACGGGGCACATTCTCGCTTGAGCGCTTGCCCTCAATTTTCTGGTCCTCGAAAGGGTTGAAGGAGATGAAGTTGACTACCCTGGCTCCTGAATCTATGGCAATCCGTGCGATCCTGGACAGGTCCGGCAGCGCCCATTTCGAGAGGACTGTGTTAAAGCGGAAGGGCACTCCCAGTTCCCCGAGGTTTTCCAGCGCCTTCATCTGGCGTGTATGGGCCCCTGCGAGGCCCACAACGCCATCATACCCTTCTCCAAGCCCATGGACACTTATCAGAAAATCGCGGACTCCCGCGTCCATGAATTTCCTGCAGACATCCTTCTTTGCAAGCACGATGGCGTTCGTGATGAGGGTGGGAAGGAGGCCCACCGTGCTGCAATGCTCACAAAGCTCATAAATCCAGGGGTATATGGTAGGCTCGCCGCCCTGGATGTCAACAGAATTGTTATGGTAGTGGCTGACAAGAACCGAGCATATTTTTTTTGCCTTTTCAATGGCCATGAAAGGATGTTCCGGATGGCTCCTTGCCTTTACCCTGTCCACGAAATAACAGAAACGGCACCGGAGATTGCATGTCTGCCCAAGCCATATGCACCCCCGGCGGGTGATCACCTTTTTCTTTGTCTTGCGGTATTCGGGGAAGGTGCCCATCACGAGATACATTGTAATGGAATTTGCTTTCCCTGTCAACGCGAAAGAGGATTTTCGCGGCACCGGAGGAGAGCATCCTTCTTTGAAGAATATTGCCATTTATAACCACCTATGCTCAGGGAAGGAGAGCGGGCACCCCCGGGGTGAATCCTGTCAATTGAACTCATGAAAACCGTCATACTCGCCGGAGGCATGGGAAGCCGCATCAGCGAAGAATCATACCTGCGGCCCAAGCCAATGGTGGAGATCGGGGAAAAACCCATTCTGTGGCATATCCTGAAGATTTACTCCCATTTTGGATTCCGGGAGTTTGTCATCTGCCTGGGCTACAAAGGGTATGTCATCAAGGAGTATTTTGCCCATTTTTTTCTCCATTCAAGCGATGTCACCTTTGATTTCAGCAACAACAGGGAGACGATATGCTATCAAAGTCCCGCCGCGGAGCCCTGGAGAGTCACCCTCGCCGACACAGGCATTGAAACGGCAACAGGTGGCCGCATAAAGCGCGTTGCTTCCTATATCGGCAATGAGCCCTTTATGCTCACCTACGGTGACGGCGTCGCCGATATCGATATCGGCAGACTCCTGGCCTTTCACCGATCCCATGGGAAAAAAGCCACCGTTACCGCCGTGCAGCCCGGGGGGAGGTTCGGCGCCATTGAGCTGGGAGACAATGATACCGTGACAGGCTTCAAGGAAAAGCCAAAGGGGGACAGATCCTTGATAAACGGAGGCTTTTTTGTGCTTGAGCCGGAGGTTTTCGATTATATCAGCGATGACAGCACCTATTTCGAGAAAGAGCCCATTGAAAAGCTCGCTGCTGAGGGCGAGCTGAAAGCATACCTTCATAAGGGATACTGGCAGCCCATGGATACCCTGAGAGACCGGCAGGTCCTTGAGCAGCAGTGGCAGTCGGGCAGGGCGCCCTGGAAAATATGGAGCGCACCATGAATGACCATTGCTTCTGGAGAGGGAAAAAAGTCTTTCTTACGGGCCACACGGGCTTCAAGGGAGCATGGCTTGCCCTTGTCCTCACTCACCTTGGCGCCACTGTCGCCGGGTATGCCCTCCCCCCTCCCACGGAACCATCCCTTTTCGCACTCGCCGGCCTGGACAGCTGCATGGTCTCCACTATTTCCGATATCAGGAAGGGCGAAGACCTGGCCAGGGCCGTAGGTGACTTTTCCCCCGGGGTGGTCATCCATATGGCGGCACAGGCCCTCGTGAGAGAGTCATACCGCAGGGCTTTCGAGACTTACGAAGTGAACGTGATGGGCACGGTGAACCTTCTGGAGGCCGTGAGGAAATGCCCCTCCGTCAAGGCGCTCGTCATCGTGACCACCGACAAGGTCTATGAGAACAGGGAATGGTTCTGGCCTTACAGGGAAAGCGAGCCCCTGGGGGGATACGATCCTTACTCGGCAAGCAAGGCCTGTGCGGAGATCATCACCTCATCTTACAGGAACTCCTTCTTCAACCCCGAAGCCTTCAATGACCACGGCGTGGCGCTTGCCACAGTCCGCTCGGGAAACGTAATCGGCGGGGGGGATTGGGCAGCTGAAAGGCTTGTCCCCGACTGCATCAACTCCTTTCTGGCGGGAGAGCCTGTCATGATAAGGTATCCTGAGGCCACAAGGCCGTGGCAGCACGTGCTTGAGCCCCTCCTGGGGTACCTCATGCTTGCAGAAAAGCTTTACCATGAGGGATACGCATGGGGAGGGCCCTGGAATTTCGGGCCTGCCTATGATGATGCAAGGACGGTCCTCTCAATTGTTGACTATCTCTCCTCCCGGTGGGAAGGCGGGGCGCGCTACCTCGTGAAAAAAGGCGAAAAGCCCCATGAGGCGGGCTTCCTCAGGCTTGACAGCTCAAAGGCTCTCACGCTTCTCGGGTGGGCGCCCCGCTGGAACCTTGACTATGCCCTCGACATGGTTCTCTCCTGGACCCATGCCTGGAGAGAGAAAAAGGATATGCAGAAAGTATCTCTGGAACAGGTAGAAGCCTATCTCGCCCCCTTGATGCCATGAGCACCCCCAGGGCGACAATCTGCATGGTCACCGGTGATATGCGGCGATGGTTCGCGAAGAAAAGTATCTCCCTGGTGAAAAGGCACACCGATGCCTGCGAGCTCATCATAATGGACAACGGCAGAAGCCCGGATTTCAACCATGCGCGCGAGATGAACAGGGCTCTGGAAATGACCTCATCAGATTTTCTCGTGCTCATGGACGATGATGTCTTCGTCGGGGAAGGCTGGCTCGAGGGGCTCATTGCTTCGCTGGACAGCGATACGGCCGTCGTATCGCCCTCCCACATCGACAGGTACGGCGTCTTCACCCATTCGGGTATCTACCTCCTCGGTGACGGCCTGGGAACCCACGCCCACTTCACCGACACCCCTGCGGAGCCCAGAGAATGCCAGTGCCTCTGCAGCGCGCTCCTCCTCATCGATATGAGGAAAATCAGGCACCTGCGCTTCAGCCCGTCATACAGAAAATACTATCATGATCTTTGTCACAGCCTCCAGGTATGGGAGGCAGGCTTCAAGGTGCGCTGTACGCCCCATGTGGCCGTCACCCATCTTGGCGGTGCCACCATCCAGGAACTGCCTTCGAAGCTCCCGCTGCTGTGGAACACGGACAGGGAGACCTTCGTCGAGGAATGGGTCGCTTCGGGCCGCCTGGGAACTCTGGAAGAGGGGATATGGGCAGGATCGCCGTTCATAAGCCCCCTGGGCGCCGTCGTGAGAAGGATAAGAAATCTCCCCTCGCTTTATGCGAGCCAGGAAGCGCTTGAGAAGGAAGTGGATTCCCTCGCTCTCGACAAGTATTTCCCCCTCTTCAAGAGCTTCCTTGTGAGCACGCTCCGCCAGGGATGCCTCCAGGAGCACAGCCCTTTATCTCGAAGCTTCGTGGACTCTGTGCAGCGCAGGCTTATGAGCCTTGTCTCCTCCCC carries:
- a CDS encoding radical SAM protein, with amino-acid sequence MYLVMGTFPEYRKTKKKVITRRGCIWLGQTCNLRCRFCYFVDRVKARSHPEHPFMAIEKAKKICSVLVSHYHNNSVDIQGGEPTIYPWIYELCEHCSTVGLLPTLITNAIVLAKKDVCRKFMDAGVRDFLISVHGLGEGYDGVVGLAGAHTRQMKALENLGELGVPFRFNTVLSKWALPDLSRIARIAIDSGARVVNFISFNPFEDQKIEGKRSSENVPRYREVKEALSPAMDLLEDHGVEVNVRYLPLCIAPGRHLKSFYNFQQLSYDIHEWDFASWSWTWWLPQRIKDGDVSKLIEIEETSSPPHRGIVKHLAEVGKTAICNFPALKEPIFTVYRKLNAFRNRKLKGKTDWVSIEELYRKNAFMRRRQEFSYAESCSECDVKEICDGFYRDYIEIFGGGEARPMRCGEKIDDPKHFINDQEKVVEVEDYDWVFGGKEDLSSKGPGE
- the rfbF gene encoding glucose-1-phosphate cytidylyltransferase, which produces MKTVILAGGMGSRISEESYLRPKPMVEIGEKPILWHILKIYSHFGFREFVICLGYKGYVIKEYFAHFFLHSSDVTFDFSNNRETICYQSPAAEPWRVTLADTGIETATGGRIKRVASYIGNEPFMLTYGDGVADIDIGRLLAFHRSHGKKATVTAVQPGGRFGAIELGDNDTVTGFKEKPKGDRSLINGGFFVLEPEVFDYISDDSTYFEKEPIEKLAAEGELKAYLHKGYWQPMDTLRDRQVLEQQWQSGRAPWKIWSAP
- the rfbG gene encoding CDP-glucose 4,6-dehydratase gives rise to the protein MNDHCFWRGKKVFLTGHTGFKGAWLALVLTHLGATVAGYALPPPTEPSLFALAGLDSCMVSTISDIRKGEDLARAVGDFSPGVVIHMAAQALVRESYRRAFETYEVNVMGTVNLLEAVRKCPSVKALVIVTTDKVYENREWFWPYRESEPLGGYDPYSASKACAEIITSSYRNSFFNPEAFNDHGVALATVRSGNVIGGGDWAAERLVPDCINSFLAGEPVMIRYPEATRPWQHVLEPLLGYLMLAEKLYHEGYAWGGPWNFGPAYDDARTVLSIVDYLSSRWEGGARYLVKKGEKPHEAGFLRLDSSKALTLLGWAPRWNLDYALDMVLSWTHAWREKKDMQKVSLEQVEAYLAPLMP
- a CDS encoding glycosyltransferase, with the translated sequence MVTGDMRRWFAKKSISLVKRHTDACELIIMDNGRSPDFNHAREMNRALEMTSSDFLVLMDDDVFVGEGWLEGLIASLDSDTAVVSPSHIDRYGVFTHSGIYLLGDGLGTHAHFTDTPAEPRECQCLCSALLLIDMRKIRHLRFSPSYRKYYHDLCHSLQVWEAGFKVRCTPHVAVTHLGGATIQELPSKLPLLWNTDRETFVEEWVASGRLGTLEEGIWAGSPFISPLGAVVRRIRNLPSLYASQEALEKEVDSLALDKYFPLFKSFLVSTLRQGCLQEHSPLSRSFVDSVQRRLMSLVSSPGCPRGGYLSGCLPVERESRGSYRIVEYKGHFTAFPFTFTAGDMVKDEALLLPDIVEKKSMEDIDKVLKREKNGTAAAGNSRESLWLLLRAAAMAAASLAPSLWTVFSEPVPLYQSLSFWGRLRGALWVLAVKLRKLAARGRLLFNYHRWALALKPEPLPEEPAAR